The genomic stretch GGGTTTTCTTCACATATCCTGATTTAGAAAACCATATTCAAGAAAGCCACTTGAAGCAACCCAAAGAGCACGTGAAGCCACATTGCACTTATAAATCTGAACACACTCCATCTTTACAGAGGCATATTAAACAGGCTCCTGGTCAACTTAGATTATACTTTTGTGACCTCTGTGGTTTTCAGTCTTTTGAGGAAGATCTCCTGCGGACTCATTTTCTTGGCAAAACTCATTTACGTCGGCAAAAACTTGCTGCCCGGGGCGGTTTTGTAAATATATTGacaaaaaaatcattttataAAAAACAACAGTACCGAGTCAAAGAAAAGAATGTGAGAATAAAAAGTACAAGTATTACACCTAAAGTAAGAAATACAAATTCAAATGAATTAAAATCTTCCAGCAGTAAAATAAACTTGAAAACAAGCAGTCAATTTTTTGTTGAAATGGTGCCATCTAAAAATATTTCAGCAGAAAGAACAGAGAGTATTACCAGTGAAGAAGCACTTTTCTGCAATGTGGATGGGAATCATGATGTCCAGGTTGTTAAACTAGATCGTTTGGGTTCCTCAGACTCCAATCCAGATATGTCCCAACCTGCTAAGGGTAATCACGAGAACTTTAGCCATGTAACTACCACAGAGATTGGTAGGTTCCACCATAAGAGAAACATTTGGTCACGAAGAATAACTTTCAAACAAAGTGGTTCTTATAGATTAAACCAGCAGATTAAAAGACGATATAATTTGCTGGGCATAGGTAAAAGAAGCAAGCCTGACTCTAACTTGAAGCATAGTGTTAGGACAGAATTCAGTCAAGGTGACATGTCGCAGGTTTCCCTAAAAGCTTTACAAATAGAAGACTCTTTGTGCAAAGCTACCTCAGAAACGCAAGAGCTTACTCCAGATGGGACAGAAGCGCGTGCTTCTGAGCTAGAGAATTCTCCAAAGAAAGTGGTTGATGTCCAAAAGCCCCAACATCCTTGTACTCACTGTGGATGTACTTTGCAGAACACAAAAGGTTTGGAATCGGTTGTTGACAGAGACCAAACCGAACAACTAAAATTTCATTGTCAAACATGTGGCTATTCTTGTGCATCCAGAGAGAACTGTGAacatcattgtcaaaagaatggTCATCATGTAGGTGGTTGCAGGCTGAATTGCCATCATTGTTCATTTCTTGCCCCGAATAATGCAATTCTTGGGAAACACATGTGTGATGAGCATGGCATGTCCCATTATTGTGTGACTTGCCATTTGTGTTTTCTAACCAAGGAAGAAATGGCAGCACATAACACAACCGAGCAGCACATTGATTTATTATCTCAAGAAAATACTTTTCAACCACTTAGCAGTGATGTGGCTATGCAAACAACATCTTGCACTGTGATGGGATCAGGTATTCTTCCAAAGGTTGCCTGTGATGTAGAAGTGACAATGCAGCAAGAAATCCCCAAACCTTCTGTGATACAGCCTGCTAATGAGTTCAAGGAGTCTGTTTTGAGCAGAACCCAGTTTCagtgtaaaaaatgtttttataaaaCAAGATCTTCGTCCGTTCTTACAAGACACATAAAACTTCGACATGCTCAGGAATATCATTTCCTTTGTAAAGCGTGCAACCTCTATTCATTAAGCAAAGAAGGAATGGAAAAACATATCAAGAGAAGTAAACACCTTGAAAATGCTAGAAAAAATAACATTGGTTTGCTCTTTGAGGAATGTATTGAAAGGGTATGTGTAGGTGCAAGTGATATTAAAAAAGTAACAGAGCCTTCCATTTATGGGAGTTTAAAAACTGTCTCGGAAAATGAAAGCATACAATTGCCATTGTGTACACTGGAGGATGTATCAATAAATAAAGAGTTATTTCCATCTGGTGAAACTGTTAAAGGCAGCAACTTGGTTCTGGGTAGCACGCCAAAGAGAGGGAGACCTAAAGGCACCATATCTCGGACATGCCCTCATTGTGGCTTATTGGCTTCTAGTGTTACCAATTTGACAGTTCACATTCGACGAAAGCACAGCCACCAGTACAGTTATTTGTGCAAAGTATGTAATTATTATACTGTAACTAAAGGTGACATGGAACGCCATTGTGCTACTAAGAAGCATAAAGGCCGTTTGGAGGCcaatggaaaacaaaatgcaGAGATCATTGTGTGCCCAGAGGCAAGTAATGTGGAAGCCAGTACCAAGAAGATAAATAGTTCAGGAGGCGTTTTTAATGAACCTGTTGACCCTAGCAGTCAGTCCATAcatttggacactcctggtttgGAAAGCCAGAAAGATGATCCGCGTTGTGCCATCCAAATGCAAGTTGAAAATGTGCTTCGGTTTTCTGAACTAGATAGAAATAGGAATCCTGAAGAAATAAAACATGTAATTGCAGAACCAGATACCACTTGCCAAGATGGAGACTCATTGGTTCAGACAAGACCTGCAGGTGCTAATGATAATAAGTGTATTCATTGCAGCTTTGCCAcacattctttttcttctctggaaGTGCATATAAAACGGAAGCATACTAAAGAATTTGAATACTATTGCATGGCTTGTAACTATTATGCAGTTACTCGCCGAGAGATGATTAGGCATGCTGCAACAGAGAAGcataaaattaaaagaaaatcatATGTGTGTGCTTCCTCTGGCGAAGAGACAGATTCAGCTGATATTGCCAAAGAATCTGCTATACTGTCTCAAGAAGATCATCAACCCGCAGAGGAATTTCAGATTATATTTAGTGaaacaaaatacaaaaacaataTTGAGGGGCAAAGCATTCTTCAGAAAGAGACGTCAGCTGGTTGTTCCTCTTCAAAAGATGGTGTTATTTCAAAGGTTCTGAAAGAAGGTAATATCTTCGATGGTGCCGATGTTGAGATTGAAGATGGAAATGACCAAGGCAGAGAGAACGTGGTCGGTGAAGGTCTCCAACAAAAAGTTATAGTCGCTAAACTTGGTGAAATAATTACGTTGAAAGAAACGGTTGATTGGGGTTTGCCAGAAAATATTGATGGTCAAGAAATAACCAAGTCAAATTTTAATTTCACAGCAGAAAgtggaaataaaaatgaaatcgtTGGCAAAGATTCTCCAAACTTGAATTTACTGAAAAGTAAGAGCAAGTTGGAGGAAGACACTGAAAAAGAATACGAAAATACTGAGGTATCTACTAAGGAAGTGAAAGCTGAAGACACACCCTTGCCCATTCTTCCAGAAACATGCAGCACAGAAGAGCAGCAAAATACTGATGCCCTTCCTGAAAAAACCATTCAAAATATACATAATttacagcaacagaaaagcaTTCAGGTGGGTTCTACGATTGAAGAAGAGGATACCCTGATAGATGCCCAACATGAAGCAGAAGTATCTCTTTGGGGTTCCGATGGCTCAGTAGTGGAAGGCGTGCAGGAAAGCCGTAATGAGGTTTTGGACACTTTTATCGGTGCTGATGGCAGAGTGAAGGAAGGGATGGCAGAGCAAAACTGTGCTCAGTTTGATTCCTCTATAGTAAAATTAAAAAGCCATGAAGATGGTTGTGAACCAAGTGAACATTTAGCTGAAGGAGAATCTCTGAGTGGACTGAAAGTTTGTGAGACAGCCATGAAAGCAGATGTCTCTCAAGGTGgtggaaagaagaagaaagctgAAGCAAATCCCCAAGGGGAAGCTACACGCATTCGCTGTGATGACTGTGGTTTTTTAGCAGATGGATTGAgtggactgaatgttcacataGCCATGAAGCATCCTTCGAAAGAGAAGCATTTCCACTGTTTACTCTGTGGAAAATCATTTTACACTGAAAGCAACCTCCACCAACACCTGGCTAGTGCCGGTCACATGAGAAATGAACAAGCAAGTGTTGAAGAACTACCAGAAGGGGGTGCCACCTTTAAATGCGTTAAGTGCACAGAGCCTTTTGATTCTGAACAAAATTTATTTCTTCACATAAAAGAACAACATGAAGAACTACTCCGGGAGGTCAATAAGTACATTATTGAAGATACAGAGCAAATCAAccgagagagagaagaaaataaaggcaatatttgcaaatattgtggGAAGATGTGCAGAAGTAGCAACTCTATGGCCTTCCTGGCTCATATTCGCACACATACAGGTAGGTACCAGCAAATGGAACTGCATGTGCTTGATAAATGAAAGTTGAATTAAAACATGGCTGCTCCTTCTCTGTgtatcccattaaaaaaaaaaagttacctgcTCTAATATTTTAGATTACTTCAAATATATTGATCCTGTGTTCATTTCGACATCATCTGTAGCCAGTGCCCAAGGCAGTAACATTGcttgatgttgtgacatcacttttggttttccctGGAGGAGAGAGTGCTCATTGCAGCCGctttgtgcccccattccttctccttcaagtGACCTTCTTGCAGTGCATTTGGTGCAAGGCCGTCACTTCTGTATTCTTTCTAGATGCGGAGGCGTGATGGCtttgtgctggtggctttgtgtaTTCCTGaggcctccacaggaaaaggaactgGGGTGTGGAGCTGCTGCGTTGAGCAATCCTTTCTctggggaaaacccagaagtgttgTCACAGTGTTGAGTGActtcactgccctgggtgccatggcAGTGCGTTACACCCCTGCTCAAAACCCTTTGTTAATGGGGTTTGCACAGCCCAGCTAACCACAGTCTGGCCTCTCTAGGAAAAGAGGAAGGGATTGCATACTATTTAGCTAGAAAATAGGTGTGTGGGTTGATGAGGAGATGAGTCATCCCTTGGGGAGAGGTGTGTTAATTGAAGAAGATTGCAAAAGTTAGGAAAAGGGGGATTGAAAAGAATGAGACAAATCTTTATACGGGTAACTGCACTCTTGTCTATTTTCCTCATTGAGGAGCTTGAAGTTGCCACTATCTCACTCCTAGGACCATAAGGGAACTGCACCAAAGTGCAGCTTCCTTCTCCCTTGATCCCTTTTTCTTAGTTTCCTTGTTTCTTCTTTAATTATCACAGCTATTCTGAAGAATGGCTTGCATTCTTCTGTCTCTGAACAGCCATTTTATTTGGGCCACTTCACATTAgcacttcagggcccaatcctgtccagttttccagtgctgtttcagccacaatacagccttgaagaaaggaaacaaacattctcttatctggaagaggcctccatgattgccctcccactgcaggatgcagtgcatgtcccattggcacagctgcactggcgctggaaattTTGATAGGGTTTGGCCCTGAGTTGGCTACCCTCCTAAGCTCAGACACATTTCTACTCTAAGGCCTCTGAGAAGTGAACTGGGGTTGATTAACCCTATCTCTTTTCTTGAGCTAGTATGGATGGTGAGGGAATGTTGCAGACCTCTTGCTTGGAACCTATGATAACTTGGACCCCATTCCATGAATAAGCACCAAGATCAGTCCAGAAATGCTCTCCTACTTTCTATCAGTTCAGAGCTCTGGCAGCATTATCCCAGaagcagaggaaaaagaaaggaaaagagagaagatATGGGCAGAGGTCAGGTACTCCTGTGAATAGCGAGAATTTAGTGTGCTATCCTAGAGCTCTTGGAGGAACCAACTTGGTATACTCATGTCTAATATGTGAAATTTGAAAATGCGGTGAGCCTATGGAATGGGCGGGAACTGAGTGCAAATTCTGTTTCAGAAAGTCCTATTGTTATCCCTAGAACTGCCCATTCTTCTTCTGCCATGAGATTACTCATGTTGTTTTGTGCTGATGTTCCAAATCTCAGGTTAGCCTCAAAATGTAAATTCAAGGTCAAGGAGCTATCTGGTGGAGAATTCAGTGGGCTAGATAGAGCTACATGAATTATTTTCACCATTTTTGCCTGCCATCCAGATTCTGTGACTGGACGAAAAACTTGACTAAGGAGAAAGTGGTCTGGAGCATTTGCATGGGGAAATTGGCAGCTGACACAAATGGCCATGCCCCCACTAACCTGCCAGCTGCCCTCTATAAATCCCAGTCCCCTTGCAAAATGTGTTATCTTGGAAAATGTGCGAGCTCACATTTGCCAAAGTAATGTGTAGTTCTACTCTGGGCTGGGAATATGAAGGTATTCTATGACTTTTTCATTCTGTGATGGCATTCTGGACTAGCAGCTTGGCAGGGCAGTAGAATCTATTGGCAGTAGAATCTCATCCAGGTAGTACCCCACCCCAATGTCATAAATAGTTTCCTATTTCTGGATGCAGAGTTTGACTTTTCATGTGTAATGGTCAAATGGTAGGTATTTGTTGCATTTCTCTTTGAAGAATGGTAGTACACTATTAGAAAACAAAATTGTATGATTATCATGGAAATGGCAATCTGTCGTCTTTTTAGAAGGTAGTGGAAGAGGTCATGCAGTACCTGTGAAAGTTGGACCTTGTCATTTAGACTCTCTGCTGTGCCACACTCTCCATTCTCTTTTTATGTTTTATATTAAGTGGAAAAATTTAAAACAACACTTTTGTCAAAAATGCATAAGCTGCAGTTCTAAATTTATGTAAAAATTCACTGCTATGTTTCTATAAACCTGccatacattttttattttaaatagacaGCTTTTCTAAATCACTGAGCTCTGCTTAGACAAGTGATGTCTCTCTGGTTGAATTTATGAGTGGATTTGAATAATAAATTCACATTTCAATGAACATATTTTCATTAAAACTGTAAGGTTTATTTTACTGTACTTTTAAATAATGGCTTATTATAGAAGCTATAGTTTAAATTCATGTAGTGGTTGAAACTTAGTGCACAGTTTCTAGAAAGCATGAAAACGTAAGAAGTGCAAAACATTATGAAAGAATATTAATATTCTGGGTGTAATCCTAAaataatgtttgtttccttagaaAAGGCAGAACTAAGACTGGGCAATGTCTTTAAATTCAGCTGAGGAGAACTGGCATTGCCTTTAAGCATCTTCAGGTATCTTATTAAAACTACAGGATTAATTTTTTCTATCAGTACTTTAAGCTCCGGAATTCCTGTCTTCTTTTGAGCCTGCTAATACAACTATATTTGTGGGTAATGTTTCaggaaatgttttaattttgattCTGGTGATGAGTCTTTAGGAAGCACCAACATGTTCACATGGTTGGAGCAGCTTTTATAAGCCCTTAATATTCCCTCTTAAGGCAGATAAAATGGAATAAAACTACAGGGAAGATGCTAATGGAGCTCTCTTTAGAATTCTTTATGCAACTGTCTGGTCAAGACATGTTGCTTATAATTGATGTGTCCATTACTTGAATTCTCTTGTAATTATAGTCAATAAGTCTTGTAAATGTGTTAAAGCTCACTAAAAGCATACAAATTCAAGAACAGAGTAAGgctaataatttaaaataatcaATGTAGGCATTTCAGCACTTAATTTCCCTTGTGTGTTGATAGCTGATCATTCTTAATCCATTAAGATTTATTTAGTCGTTTACAATGCAAAATAGGTTTGCACTGGTCACTTGTGCCATTTGAAAATGTCCACCAGGTTAAGTGCAGAATGTAGTCCATTAGTCTTCCTTGACTATATGTATTAATTGCATTTAAAATCAAGTTAATGTGGATGTGAAAGTGAGGTAACTATCAATATATGACAAAGCAACCCTACTTACATAAGTTACATCATTGATTGTAACATTTAGTAAAAGTTAGCTCACTTTTTAACATCTTGTGTACGTCTTATCACAGAGTGTATTTTGTATTGTGCTCTGCATTAACTCTGAATGTACAGAAAAACAGGCTTTTGGGGGGTGACAACACATATCTACTGTTTCATTTTGCAAGTCGttttggggggaaagcagcagcagaggtttTAATCTATTCTCTTACTCCCTGCACCTTAAAATGAATTGCTTTTCTGATAACTTTGCTTATGCACATAAAATAGTAATGCTGGTATTTTTATTAATAGTTAACTGGAAGAGGTTTTTATTCTTCCAATTCctggttttttttcttcattttttttttgatgTACTGAATGTTTTATGTAAAGTTTCTTCCCATCTTCTGCACAATAAAAGCAGTTCTATAAGAAATAAATGGGTTTTGGCCATCAAGATTGGGAGGCAAAAGGAGGACATCACAATGTATGCTTCTGTGTGAAGAAAAACAGGAGGAACAAATGCCATTCTAGTCTGCATTAGTATAATACCAGATTACCATATGATATGTATATGTTTCTGAATGTTTTTAACAGTTGTCTTTCTTCATAAGACCTTATATGTTAGTGCTTTATTCCTTTTTTAATCTCTCTCACAAGCACCCCCAACCCATCTCTCTTCAGTCACTGGAGTCTCCAAATAGTTGAAAATAGTGGTCTTCCAAAAGGTTTACACTCATTCCAAAGCTTCTCacgtagcgaaggaaaggctgtaTGATATGGGAGATAACAAGCAAGTCCATCAAGCATTGACAAGTGAAAATGAGGAAGTgtaaagaaaagcaaaagaaatattAGAGGTGGAAGACTTTTCAACTCCCATTTCAAACAGGTCCTGTATGCTTAATTAACAACCAGAATCCTGAAAATATAGTGACTTGTCTGTTTACAATTTCTTCTGAAGTCACCAATTTAAGGGCTAAGCCCCTTCTGCGTAGAGATGAACATGGTGAAGATTCAGTACTCAGGTGTCCATCTACTTAAAATAACTTGCCTGCAAATCTGTGGTTTAACATAATTCAGTAAAATGTCTTTTGGGGGTAGGGAAGTGTCATGTGATGAAGGTGTCTTCTAAATGCCTCTCAGACCCCACACGTTTTAATACATTAAGAAAACTTTGCCAAATGTTAATTTTTCAGAACCTGGTTCCATTTCAGTCTTACCATATGAAGAGTATTCATGGAAGAACAAATCTTAATTGTTCTGAAACTGGTAGCAAaactggcccgggggccacttgcggccctcaggggctcccaatcaggccctcagggagcccccagtcttcaatgagcctctggccctccagagacttgctggagcccatgctggcctgatgcaactgctctcagcatgcggacgactgtttgacctctcacctgagctgagggacaagggctccctccactacttgctgtttcacgtctgtgatgcagcagtggcagcgaaggaaaggctggccttgctttgtgcaaggccttttataggccttgagctattgcaggaccttcagtcattcatataagttcaatctctaataaattcatttatgtaaatttatgcaaatttgaaatgtaaattaattctttttcccccctgccccctgacacagtgtcggagagatgatgtggctctcctgccaaaatgtttggatacccctgttctagaggagcCTCAACTTGTGCTGTATATGTAAATCCACTTAGAGAAATTTGAGACCTGAGCAATgataatgctttttttttttgtactctaTATTCTCCATCATTCATAAAACTGGCATTCAGCTGGACTCAGGGGCTGGGTAGTTTGAACCCTGAATAAGGCCCAAGCCCGTCAGAAGGCCTGGCTAACCTCTGGGTCTGCAGTACTAGTGACAGTGATACTGCCCAGTATATTATCAGGAGTGGGCAGGGGGTTCCATGGGGATCAAGTACAGGGCATTGCCCCAtagccccctgcagcctggcactgaTTGGCCTTCATGTTTTCATAAAACTTGTACCTTCATCTTAGTGGTGTGGGAGTATCTTCCCCATGGTGCGACCTCACATGACTGTGTGGTATACTGGTTCTCAAAGTGTTGAGGTAAAAAAAAGGGCTTTTAGTTGTCTGGCTTCTACCTAATCTGGGCTGACTTTATGCAGATATTGTGGCTTCTTGGTGCACAGACAGAGGTTTATCCCATCTCAGTGGGATGTAGCTTGTTTTCTTGAAGAGCTAGATGTAGCCAAACCTGGTTTTCTTAGGTTTTGAATGTATTCCTAATTGTAAAGATTAAC from Tiliqua scincoides isolate rTilSci1 chromosome 4, rTilSci1.hap2, whole genome shotgun sequence encodes the following:
- the ZNF407 gene encoding zinc finger protein 407 is translated as MDVEKNQKNDEGDENVQSELVQEAAKNVLAENAHSEHLSNQKISTSEGENHPGKNPEKNGTAKRPLSSSVDQELIVTNILENEPVLKRLKLTVASHTETNESKLSKAAVGQDSVDETSSTVEQATAINAFSVSDAFISTGLCVQHDFSSEGHVVQATCVEKENHCEDPTLLIECTSSFQNDKTNDSCATSSVEKVFKCTTCARVFFTYPDLENHIQESHLKQPKEHVKPHCTYKSEHTPSLQRHIKQAPGQLRLYFCDLCGFQSFEEDLLRTHFLGKTHLRRQKLAARGGFVNILTKKSFYKKQQYRVKEKNVRIKSTSITPKVRNTNSNELKSSSSKINLKTSSQFFVEMVPSKNISAERTESITSEEALFCNVDGNHDVQVVKLDRLGSSDSNPDMSQPAKGNHENFSHVTTTEIGRFHHKRNIWSRRITFKQSGSYRLNQQIKRRYNLLGIGKRSKPDSNLKHSVRTEFSQGDMSQVSLKALQIEDSLCKATSETQELTPDGTEARASELENSPKKVVDVQKPQHPCTHCGCTLQNTKGLESVVDRDQTEQLKFHCQTCGYSCASRENCEHHCQKNGHHVGGCRLNCHHCSFLAPNNAILGKHMCDEHGMSHYCVTCHLCFLTKEEMAAHNTTEQHIDLLSQENTFQPLSSDVAMQTTSCTVMGSGILPKVACDVEVTMQQEIPKPSVIQPANEFKESVLSRTQFQCKKCFYKTRSSSVLTRHIKLRHAQEYHFLCKACNLYSLSKEGMEKHIKRSKHLENARKNNIGLLFEECIERVCVGASDIKKVTEPSIYGSLKTVSENESIQLPLCTLEDVSINKELFPSGETVKGSNLVLGSTPKRGRPKGTISRTCPHCGLLASSVTNLTVHIRRKHSHQYSYLCKVCNYYTVTKGDMERHCATKKHKGRLEANGKQNAEIIVCPEASNVEASTKKINSSGGVFNEPVDPSSQSIHLDTPGLESQKDDPRCAIQMQVENVLRFSELDRNRNPEEIKHVIAEPDTTCQDGDSLVQTRPAGANDNKCIHCSFATHSFSSLEVHIKRKHTKEFEYYCMACNYYAVTRREMIRHAATEKHKIKRKSYVCASSGEETDSADIAKESAILSQEDHQPAEEFQIIFSETKYKNNIEGQSILQKETSAGCSSSKDGVISKVLKEGNIFDGADVEIEDGNDQGRENVVGEGLQQKVIVAKLGEIITLKETVDWGLPENIDGQEITKSNFNFTAESGNKNEIVGKDSPNLNLLKSKSKLEEDTEKEYENTEVSTKEVKAEDTPLPILPETCSTEEQQNTDALPEKTIQNIHNLQQQKSIQVGSTIEEEDTLIDAQHEAEVSLWGSDGSVVEGVQESRNEVLDTFIGADGRVKEGMAEQNCAQFDSSIVKLKSHEDGCEPSEHLAEGESLSGLKVCETAMKADVSQGGGKKKKAEANPQGEATRIRCDDCGFLADGLSGLNVHIAMKHPSKEKHFHCLLCGKSFYTESNLHQHLASAGHMRNEQASVEELPEGGATFKCVKCTEPFDSEQNLFLHIKEQHEELLREVNKYIIEDTEQINREREENKGNICKYCGKMCRSSNSMAFLAHIRTHTGSKPFKCKICHFATAQLGDARNHVKRHLGMREYKCHVCGVAFVMKKHLNTHLLGKHGVGTPKERKFTCHLCDRSFTEKWALNNHMKLHTGEKPYKCTWPTCHYSFLTASAMKDHYRTHTGEKSFLCDLCGFAGGTRHALTKHRRQHTGEKPFKCDECNFASTTQSHLTRHKRVHTGEKPYRCPWCDYRIHCSQLLNIRKHILHTGKHEGVKMYNCPKCDYGTNIPVEFRNHLKELHPDIENPDLAYLHAGIVSKSYECRLKGQGATFVETTSPFSTAALDEISPVKERVLQSGRRPPQSPEQVQQVIIIQGYDSDFSIDASVEETAAATLQTLAMAGQMARVVHITEDGQVITTSQNGSHVSSVIPGQILTEQLPDGKTQVVVVEGPLEESSIGDAVSIEAASDSSNTVVQQIMRQEILDSSEAVQGHPPESASALDALLCAVTELGEAENKAELLSRAQLGGKDALRISNPEADTASNDSMTEEAQMFPDIQGTEAEREPMEVVAQMVHPNAIIASQERAQVTFKKMVEGVLQFAVCDRAAADQLMKEGVTQVILNEEGTVHMVAREGSQIIMQEAGSHTLSVQSEQMDLVGSDGEISQIIVTEELAQAMAQDSNSNFSNGTTHYIVTGLPQEIEDESRVYSHTVIETDEPQEILQASINSNNVSSDGNSEHLTSMVIYTEDGSQTAVIQDQRDSNELQEV